The Pyrus communis chromosome 8, drPyrComm1.1, whole genome shotgun sequence region ttaAATCCAATAATTCTTCTTAGGTTATTAGATAGCTAGTAGATCCCAACAAAAAGTTACGACTTTTAACTACTCTGGAGACTATTTACTTAAATTATATTTAACAAATTCGTGAAATGATTctttataattgaattattacgtAAGTGTTTGATTAACGAGTTTATTTCTATTAGTTACACAACATATAATCTACAAATGTGGGCTAAATAAATAAACTCCCTAGCATTTTCCCTTTTGCCCTAAAATAATAAGAGGAAACACTTAATATATATTAAACTTACTGGTTTATTATGGATTCCAAGCTGAGACCATGTTATCATCTCAAGCAACTCTTCCATGGTTCCATACCCACCTAGTTATTCGCAGATATCCAAAATCCAGGCAAATAAAGAATTAATTACTAATGAAATGCatggtatatatatatcatgtatacagtttaacaattaatttattaattaccaGAAGTTTAGAGATACTGTTGTAATCGTAACTTTAATTAGTTTGTTGCTGGTTATAATTCAAATTAAAGTTGTTAATAATGAAGGAAAGCAcatgatatatgtgtatatttacCAGGCAATGCAATGAAAGCATCAGCTCGACGAGCCATCTCAGCCTTTCTTTCATGCATGTTCGATACAACCAATACTTCTCCTACTGAATTGCCTGATATCTAAATAACATTcaatcacaacacaaaacaataatcATCAGTTAGCATATGTATTATACGCACACAGAAAAACTAGGagagttggggggggggggggggggggagagagagagagagagagagaacctcaAGTGGAATTAGGGCTGTTGGGATTACTctagccaaagccaaaaagaagAACATTAAtcacttgattaattaattaaagattcGCAAATTGTACTAGCTAAGCATATCTTTAAAATCCAAACtcttgtttttataattttcatgCTAATAATATAGTTTGAGGTAGTTATTATGAAGGACTATTGTTAATTACTTGATCATCCTCATTGGTTAGTTCTTACCCAAGAACATGACATCCGCCATCATAAACTGTTTGAGAAACCAACCCCATCAACCCTACACTTCCTCCTCCATACACCAATTCCATCTTCCTCTCCACCTACAAAATTAATCGATTAACTAAAAACCCTTGCAGTTAAAACCCTCAAATCCATCAAGCAAATTCACAATAAgtacacaaaaaaatttaattaaataattaaccaGTGTGTTTTATCAGCTATATATATCGAGGTTATAAGTACCAACCAGTTCTTTCCCAAGTTGAAGAGCTGCATCACTGAATATCTTTCTGTGCCCGGAATTACTCCCACAAAATACACACACCGTTTTGAACTTACCCATTAATTCTTTCTGCTGAATAAGTCGCAGGCCCTCTAACAATAAGAAGTATACCTatctccacacacacacacacacacacatatatatactcGATTTAACAATCCTGTACTGTGGAACTTGCATGACACGTGAGAGGTGATGTTAACTGATTGGTGCATATATAGGCCCCATGTATATGAAAATAATGCAAGTATTGTTCAATTTTCAGTCAAACAAGATTCTGCCTTTCTTTCAATCTCTTGTATTCTATATCTCATTTGTGTTTGGTGGGTGCACCAATAATATATTCCCTTCTCGATCTGCACCTTCATAGAATTTATGTAGAGGAGATTCATCGCGTACTTTGATTtggaaaaatcttatttgatcAACTAATTAAGCTCTTTTATTGTATTCAAATACCAAATGTTGAACTCGTTGATTCTCTTTTCATCAACTATATTGGAAGATGTTTGAAGTTAGAAAACTCACTcttaattgaagaaaaaaatataatctcTTTTGTTATTTGGTGATAGTTAAGTCGTACCCTCTTTCGCCTCGcttatataaaaatgaaaatatttataaaattacattttaatATGATATGGTCTTTTGGCAGACCCATCTACTGGCTAAAAACATATTGACTCAATCGTATTAACTAGTTTAAATGGTATACCTTAATACCTTTTAGTTTTTCATCCTATTGCTTGTTACAACTTTGGGTTTAGTTATGATCATGCTTCAATCCTACTTGATAAACTTCATGATTATGGTGCTTAATCCCGTTGTATAATTTGCAATGCATGCATGGTTCTCACAAGTAGATGTTTTCTTCAATCCAATATAGGGCAAGGTAATTTGaagcaaaaatgaaatttttgttaTGAATATGGAGAGCAACTTACATCGATCATAATGTCATAGTAGTAGTTTACCCAATGCATAGATAAGTTTCTCTCATGAATCCTTAAGAACCACATATAGCTCCCATTGCTTGAAATACTtaccaacttttttcttttaatatctTATACTAAATGATCAATGGTGCACACTTGGGCCTTGACCATCCATGATTTAATTACGATAGGCATGATATTAAAATAGGGGAAGAGATCTTCTCCAGATCTCTTCCACTAAGGTCATCGGATAAAATGATCTGAGCCTTCCAAATTTCATTgaacaacagcaacaacaaagTCTTTTCCCATTAAATGgagtcggctatatgaatcctagaacgctaTTGCGCTCGGTTCTGTGTCCTTCCAAAGGGTTATGTGTCCTTCCAAATTTCATCCGACAGCCAAAAATTATCACAGCTTTTAAGGGATCAAAACAGGTGGGCcattggatgaattttggaaggcccggatcacttgatctggtgaccttggtggaagagattcAGAGATGATCTCTTTCCCTCAAATGGTGTTCAAGCGTGCATTATTTATGATGATAATGTACAATCATCGTGAGCCCACAACGGGGAtttaattgaagaaaatatttttgctcaccagtCTAAAGTGAAGGTGATGCTcattatcttattttttttatcgtttGATGAGCATCACCATCACTTAATTAGGATAGTGGCAAAAATGGCCTCCTAATTAAAACGGAACTGGATCCCCTCCTGAGCAAAAGGATCTGGGGCATTGAAATTGATCCAACAGctgtaattattataacttttagaggagcTCATtttttgtagccgttgaatcaaatttcaacggttcaGATCCTTTGCTCAAGAAGCTTTGCCTCCTAAGATCAGGAGGAGATCCGGTTCCAAATAAAACAGATCTCTCTTGTGCTTTATTATGATTATGATGCTTGACTAATCATGTTGAATTGCCTTTGGGCTCTGGCAGGCTACCTATAAAGAAAtgtaaaacaaagaacaaaggcAGGAACCAAAAGaattcacttttcttttttgttaggATTGTGGAAGTCGACGTTCCATAACAAATTCATTGTCATTAACTGACAATGAAATGGACAATTTTTCGGCGTGGAACAGCTTTTCACGTCCTCACAGGTCTGTCCGAGGAGTACCGTCATAAGCATGAGCGGCCTCCTCATGAGTCATGATCAATCTTTTTTAGTTGGGGTTGGAAGACATACAGTAAAAACAAGGACACATGAAGACATGTTGGTGAAATGTCTCTGGCTTAATTTTgtctatttttttcattttattatgaaGCGTTATTGCTGACTTTATGGCATTTGAATCCTTGAGAGTCTGCATGGATCGTAGTTTTCAAGtgggaaaagaaaataatagagGGGACAGTAAAAAGCAAGCACAAAAGACTAGGATCAATGCAATTCGAATGATTGATATAATGACTCAGTTTGTCTTAATTGTATTATACTCTTGTGTCCTGTGAGTCCAAGATGCCATGCTTTAACAGGACAGAAACAGTAAAACGCCAGATATATGCATCCTAATATGATCTTAACTCTTCAAGTGTTCAAATCATCATGTTAGGGACTAACAATCGGGTACTAATTTGAGTGCTAATGagcatttattttgtttctatgAACGGCTCTGCAGGAGAGATTCTGTCGTGTCATCGCCCGACGACACTCCATACTTTTTTCTCCTACAGATGACATTCAAGCAAACCTATCAACATTGTTtggaaataaaaagaacaacaaaaaatCCCTTAATGTGATTGTAAAATATACACAAAAAACCCCTTAATGTGAATCTTGATATTATATCATTGACTGAAGAGCTGTAAACAGCCATTTTACAAATGTTATTACAAAGAGTGAAAGCTAATGAAAACTTCGCATTTTTGGTAAAGAGTACTGTACAACTTGAAAGTGTAAACACTAATGGTGGCATGCCGAGTTCCAGCAACACTCTATTAGAATGCCACGCCATGACCCCGTTAATAAAACGTCAAAATCAATTGCAATCAACGTCGTCAGCTATTGCTTCTGGGGAGTAATGGCCTCCAAAAAATCAGCATCTTTGATACACAAAGAAACTGCAACGGGGTGACACGCTATGCATCAGGTAGTCGTGGAAATGCTGGCAGGGAGCGCAGCGTGGCGTGCCACAAATGATTCAATCAGCGGATTTACAAGGTCAGGTGCTTCATCCTTCAGATCAGACACATTAACAAATTACAAAATCAGTATTTGTTGTCAATGGGAACATTGTCAGTGTTTTTTCTAATCAAGGTCTTATGTGGGTGATTAATTATATCTGCTAATAGTTAAACGCTAGGAAGTCTTTTCCCTATGCATCTACATTTGGACTACCAAAAACAGTTTCTCCAAGTCCTTCGGATTTTAGCATGCGATACAGAACCACATTGCATAGTCCATGAACCGtcacaaaaacattttaaatgaCTCCATTAAccttcatgcatgcaaactttCCAAGAGCTAAATTATGACATCAGAAtgtttgtgagagagagagagacctgagGGCAGTGGCCAACATTAGGAAGAACAACGAAGTCTTCTACAGAATCAAATTTTCCATATTCACGTCCGAGTTCAATGGGCTCCCACGGATCCTTGTCACCCCAGCCAATCAAAACAGGGCACTGTAAAGAGAAGTGGAAAAAACAAGCTCCATACGTGTTAGTAATGGTAACTTTGATTGGTGTGACGGTTGGTACCACACTTAATCATCTGACGAGACTAACCTTCAATTGAGGCAATAGTTCCTCAGGAAGGGGGCCACCCGAATAACAAATGAACTCCAGAAACACATCTACAGCACCAGGCTCAAGTCCTGGAAGAAGGATTTTTTGAACTAGTTCCTCTGTCACTTGGGAGGTGTCGTGGTAGCACTGAAATGAAAGTTTCTGTATCAGTAACATAATCGAAGCCAAAATGGCAAGAGTGCATGTTCCTAACTTTATAGGTTCTCTAGATAATTTGGAAACAGGTTTCCCAAGGGCAGATGAAAGTTTCTGAGATGTACAATTTGTGCAGCTACATGTTGCTTTAGAGTCTATATGCACATATCTGTTTTCGCTTTGCAACAAAGTTGCAGTACAAAGACTACATTCTTTGAAAAATTCCCGTTGTCTACTTAAAAATTTCCAGTCATATGCTATGAATCTATGATTCTCAACCATGACAGACTCATTGAAACAAAACTATATTTGCTTATCAGATCACCTTGGTTAATGCACTCGTATATTATAAGCTTATGAAAAAATACAATCTCGATATCGAAAAATACCTGGCTAAGGATATTCCTGACAGATTGTGGTGTGGCAACAGTTTTGAAGAAGTATTTGCCCACAGCAGTATTTCTGTCACAACAGCATGACTATCTTGAAATCCTTTTTTACACTATCGAACTCTAATATGGAAAGCAAACTACTTAATCCGCCTTTACCTCAGCAAGTTCTGAAAGGATTTGATCAATGGTCTCCCGTACCAAGGCTGCTTTGTAATATGCAGCATACGAAGAGAAATATTCAAAAGCAGTATGCCCTTGCATAACTGTGGCTCCATAACTGCTGCCTGAAGACCGACAAGTCCTATGTGAAGCCATGAAAAGCACTTGTAAGGTTAGATCTTTTTTGATATCATTCAAAAGGAAAAGTTCAGAAAGATCGAAGGCTCCAAATATCTGTACCTCCGATAGAGTTGCATATAAAGAATGCTTCACCCTTGACAACATCAGTACAAAAATCATTTAGCTGGGTGGCCCATGTCTCAAATGTATAAAACAAAGTTTCCCCAAATTgacgaggatttggtttgtcTGAGTACCCATAACCAATAAGATCGATAGAGTATACCCTGTGTGATTTTGAAAGAACTGGAAGATTTTTCCTCCAGTGATCACTGTAAAGGATAAAATGCTTATCATATGTACTGAACTTGACAAGTTAAAGCATGGGATGAAAGAGATCATGCACAAGATGAGGGTTTAAGTTCTAGATTGCAACAGAACCCAGAAATTCAGAGTTTGGTCTGTTGGTTTGTTCTTAAGCATTAACGACAGTTTCATCAGCTAATGATCTGACTTATTAAATCTAGTTAGCAACGAATTAACTCTCCCCCAGTTGTGTACAAAATAATCCTACTAGCAAACTAATAGGCAACCAATGTAAATGGTAAAACCATGTACAAGTAAATTTAATGAAACCTCATACCATGCGTCGAGCTAACAAAAATAGATATGTCTCTTGTCTCTCTGTGTGTGAAATCATGACTGTAATTAGCAATTTGTGCATGTAATACCTATAGCAATTAGTTGTCTGCTTATGAGAAGTAATATGTGGATGATGTGGACCTGTttgctccaaaaccatgaatCAAAACTAATGCCGGGCCACTGTTGCCAGCATGCTGATATCGGATAGAATAACCCCTCCAGTTCCATATACTACGGCACACAGAAGAAGGATAACATTAGAAATATAttcataaaaatttcaaatagttcaTATCAATTACAATTCTCACGAATTAAGGGATCAAAGATACAATGCAATGGCAACCGAAACTGGAATACTCTTTAAGGCAACATCTGTGTTCAACTCTCATTGGCGGAACCTATATTGTGCCATATATCAAGTGGGGGATCAAGAACACAAGCTTTATAAAAGCATACGAGCAACTCGATCCGGGTTCACGAGCAACTCCGGGTTCAAGTCTTACTAGAATTCCAACATGAGGCAGAGATATCTCATCCAAGTTTCTCCTTTCTTCCCACTTCTACTAGTTCATATGAGCTCCATTTACCATGGTTCGACTTAGTTTGCATATGATGGTTTAAGATTCAGCTACCTTCTGTCTCATCTTTTTTCAGTTCATACAGCTATGTATGCCGATTTTACCACAATTAAACTTAATATGCATAAATCGGAGTATAACTTATACCAAGTTCAGTCAAAAGTTATTCAGAAATTTCGTACAAAGGCTTTTTGCGGCCTACAAAATAGTTCCCTAACTAAGCTAAATTAAAGTCGTATAATTTGATGATTTGATCCCCAAAGTTCCGTTTGGTTCCCAAGAAACGGGAAACGAAGGACTTCACAAGTGCTTCAGGTATTCCTCCTTTCTGAAACCAAACAGAACCATGAAACAAATGAGTAAGAGAAACTGAAAATATGGTACCTGCTTTGAACTTGGACGTCAGACACATTGTTTACTGAAGTGATTGCTTCAGCACTTGGAGGGCTGGTCTCACCAGTTTGACCATTCAGAGAAGAAAACAGGACAGACCCGTTTGATTTAATTCCAGAAAAATTCGACAGCCTACGAGGAATCTTAACTTGATGGAGATTTTGCATGTTTCTCTGAGAGGAAAATGGTGGAAAATCCAGTTTTGACAAAGATAGAGCGGGAGAGCTGGTGCTTGCCATGGCTttgatgtgagagagagagagagagagagagagagagagagagagtgatgaaGTATCAACTGAGAGTCTGAGATATGAAGCTCATATGGCAGACATAGATGATTGACTCTTGTGAAAGACAGAAAGCCAACGGTTGTCTAGGCTCGCTCCACGTACCCAATTTGCCATGTACCAATGCCATTGTCCTTATCTTATATTTAAAAGATGCAAGTTTTTGGGCTCTTCATTTCTATTCTCGAAAGTTTGATTTCATCGTCCGCTATAAATTTTTGATTGTGCTCGGAATATGGGCAATATCAAAGTGTAATTATGTTAGtggaatgaaattttatttttaagttgttaaaatTTTTAACACAATTATCTCATTAGTTTTATAATGACACAGTCATAGGTCTGTTGTTTCTAAACTTTTTGTCTTCTCTGTGTctcttttataatttattaacaCGTGTCTTTCAACTTGACAAAAACTTAACAAtgttaactttattttttttttcattaaaatttgaatttccaaaAATCCTCTGGGCACAACCACCTCAACCCCGCTGGAAAAACATAGTCATCCTCCAGTGTCtctgaaaatcaataaaaagtcttACATAAATTTTCAATATCTCACGGTGCGGTGAGAGTGAAAGCAAGtagattttaaaatgattttttttcacaaatttccGAAATCGCCTAGAAACCATGATGCGTTACTAAGCAACTTTGAACACTATCTAAGTCTGTACAATATCTATTTTGTCATTTATTTATACTATAAGTTTATAACAAATGAATTAGTAATATCAAGTAACTCTATATTAGTTACAGGTTTATAAATTTGTGAGTGTAAATCAAGCCAATTAGCCAAGGCAATGTTTCCATCCCCTTACACCAGCGTCGAATCTCTCTCCTATAAATTAGAGTAGCTCATCAAAAGAAAAGTACTAAGCCTTCAAGTTTGGCGCTGTATaaactttcaaatataaaaTATCCATCAAAACTTGTAAGAAAGTTGCGATACAAGCGACAGACAATCATCGTTTGTCTGGTAAATTCGAAATCTTGAACAAAATTGATTACATGCAAGGACTAAACTGATGCTACCAACTGAAATCAACATAAAGAAGAATCAGGTCAATCCTATGCATCcctaccaaaaaataaaaaaatgtcaatCTGGAATGCAGTCATCTCGAGCTGTGGTTCGCATTGTCCAGCGAAATCCCTTCATCTTGATCATGGGACAGAACGAAATCGGGCACCTCTTCAATATCCTCTTCAGGCTGATGGACAATGAAAGGAAGGTAATTAAAAACGGAAATCGTGTTAATGCGGAAATTCAAAGAACTTGCACAGAAACTTTACAACCTTCCATAGTTGCAGCAGATGCCATAACAGAAAGTCAATGATCATAACCAAGCAGAAAATCTTTCCAGCCCAAGCTCCACACGAGAGGTATCTACAATAAACAAATTAAGTAATTAGCAACCCTCGCCCCTAAGATGTTTCTGCATTCTCGAGACATCAAGATAATAATGACACAAAGTTCTAAATCCATCACTGCCTCCTGATCAAGTTTACGTCTTGGCATCCAATTAAGGCAGCTTAACTAAAAACCGGTGTCACATTTTATAACAAGAAAGTACACAAACACCGTCTCCTATGCTTGCAATCACTATTAAGCTAATGGATCTAGAGATACAACATTCAGTCTTTGGAATGCAAAAATAACCAATGGTGCATCCTTTTCACCCCAAAACGATGAAGAGAAACTCAAGCAGATCACTGTGCTTTTACAGCCATTGATGTGATGAAGAGAATAAATGATCACATTCCTATGCACAATGAAGTTCTAAGAACAAGACTCAGCCAAACATCTCTATGAGCATGCAATTTAGATGTAAATTCTGACAACACACCGTGAGAGTCGTTGCAAAAGATTTTGATTTGAGCATTTCAAAGCACGGTCATAAACAATTTCTGTCCGTTTCGCCACATCATGCCAATTGTACAGTTCCTTCATCTAGAAATAAAGAAGCACATTTTAACCACTGTACAAGTAGTAATCTTTGTCTAAAGATCACAATCAATGAAAGAGCACTCACTCGATTGTGCATTTCTTGTGGGTCGATTGTAGGAAGTATAGATATTGCCTTCTCTATTGCTTGAACCATATCACTAGGATCTGGTTTTGCAAGTACAACCATGTCATCTGGAAGTACCTATGTACAGAACTGAGGTTAGCTAAAAGCTCTAAAAGGTCCAGATTCCACAAACACTATTCTACTAAGAGATGGATGATTTCACATTTCATACCTCTGGGACACCTCCTACACGTGTACTGACTGTTAATAATCCACAACTGGCAGCCTCTAAGATCGCTATGCAAAAAGCTTCAGTTAAAGAACTGCAATGAGGGTAAAAATCGCATCACATGAGAACTATGCCAGTCACAACTACAACTTGTCGGCCTGAGTGGCGTTTCTCCAGAGTTTCCACGGTAAGCTAGTCAGAAAAAGAACTATGCTGCGATCATTTGCACGCTATTGCAGCTCCTAATTTACTtatgtttcaatttgttgataGGATCACTGCCTTTAGAAACACCAGTGTTCAACTTCAGATAGAATCGAATTATAGCTGTTGTGATATTTCTATTAAAGAAAGTGAGCCAATTTGACTAGTGGTACAAGTAAACGACCAAATCccaacaatttaattttttttcacataatttGGTGTAGTTACAAAAGAAATTACAGACACTGCTCTACAGTTCTTGAAAGGAGAGGAAtcatgtgaaagaatatattgACACGTACCTATTTAAGAATATATGGCCAGAAATTAGGACAGATCGTACTTTAGAGTGTTGCACAGCACCTAGCATTTCAACTCGATCTTGAAGAGAATGTTTTTCCCTCATTTCTTCCAACCGCACACGTTTAGGTCCATCTCCTCCAACAATGAAACGAACCTAACCACACATTTCTGAATGAGATGATTGAGTGCTAAATGA contains the following coding sequences:
- the LOC137743461 gene encoding uncharacterized protein, whose translation is MASTSSPALSLSKLDFPPFSSQRNMQNLHQVKIPRRLSNFSGIKSNGSVLFSSLNGQTGETSPPSAEAITSVNNVSDVQVQSSIWNWRGYSIRYQHAGNSGPALVLIHGFGANSDHWRKNLPVLSKSHRVYSIDLIGYGYSDKPNPRQFGETLFYTFETWATQLNDFCTDVVKGEAFFICNSIGGLVGLQAAVMEPQLCKGILLLNISLRMLHITKQPWYGRPLIKSFQNLLRNTAVGKYFFKTVATPQSVRNILSQCYHDTSQVTEELVQKILLPGLEPGAVDVFLEFICYSGGPLPEELLPQLKCPVLIGWGDKDPWEPIELGREYGKFDSVEDFVVLPNVGHCPQDEAPDLVNPLIESFVARHAALPASISTTT
- the LOC137741942 gene encoding cytokinin riboside 5'-monophosphate phosphoribohydrolase LOG8-like; this encodes MGKFKTVCVFCGSNSGHRKIFSDAALQLGKELVERKMELVYGGGSVGLMGLVSQTVYDGGCHVLGVIPTALIPLEISGNSVGEVLVVSNMHERKAEMARRADAFIALPGGYGTMEELLEMITWSQLGIHNKPVGLLNIDGYYDCLLRLFDKGVEEGFITLSARNIVISAKTATELIQKMEEYIPLHNQVAPTQNWKVEENHANDL